One window from the genome of Oceanicoccus sp. KOV_DT_Chl encodes:
- a CDS encoding 4-phosphoerythronate dehydrogenase yields the protein MNEIRIVADENIPNVIERFSGLGSVKTVNGRALTSDQLQDVDVLLVRSVTPVAASLLAGTGVRFVGTATIGVDHLDTTYLDDHGIHWVSAPGSNADSVADYVISSLCRLDGVIGSLLRGATVGIVGMGNVGSRVYQRLSRLGIKCYGYDPLIEQDRYPVMTDLETVLAADVICLHTPLTTTGDFPSYHLLDKEKLASLQSGTVLINAGRGAVIDNQALKQLLEQRDDLCVVLDVWEPEPDIDIELMKRVDIATPHIAGYSLDGKLAGCEMLYQACCEFLGVLACDSSHDQGQLLSLHLQKTHLLDEGLIEAVLACYDVGLDDQRLRGSILHGADSDRGSIFDQLRKHYPVRREISQYQINHTGKLVPALRDALTALGFVLIE from the coding sequence ATGAATGAAATACGCATTGTTGCTGATGAAAATATTCCTAATGTTATTGAACGTTTCTCTGGCTTAGGGTCAGTGAAAACGGTTAATGGGAGGGCTTTAACGAGTGATCAGCTGCAAGATGTTGATGTATTATTGGTGCGTTCAGTTACACCAGTTGCCGCCTCATTACTGGCCGGCACAGGCGTACGTTTCGTCGGCACCGCAACTATAGGGGTAGATCATCTGGATACCACTTACCTTGATGATCATGGCATTCATTGGGTCAGCGCGCCGGGTAGTAATGCGGACTCAGTTGCAGATTATGTGATCAGCTCCCTGTGCCGGTTAGATGGCGTTATTGGGAGTCTGCTGCGAGGCGCTACAGTAGGTATCGTGGGAATGGGAAATGTTGGTAGCCGTGTTTATCAACGATTATCACGGCTGGGTATAAAGTGTTATGGCTACGACCCTTTGATTGAACAGGATCGTTATCCCGTGATGACTGATCTTGAAACTGTGTTGGCTGCGGATGTGATTTGTTTGCATACGCCACTGACTACAACGGGTGACTTTCCAAGTTATCATTTACTTGATAAAGAAAAATTGGCGTCTTTACAGTCCGGTACTGTTTTAATTAATGCGGGCCGCGGTGCAGTTATCGATAATCAGGCTTTAAAACAATTGTTGGAACAGCGTGATGATTTGTGTGTGGTGCTCGATGTGTGGGAGCCGGAGCCTGATATTGATATTGAGTTGATGAAGCGAGTGGATATTGCAACGCCGCATATTGCTGGTTATAGCCTGGATGGTAAGTTAGCAGGTTGCGAGATGTTATATCAGGCGTGTTGTGAATTTTTAGGGGTGTTAGCGTGTGATTCATCCCATGATCAAGGCCAGTTGTTGTCATTACATTTGCAGAAAACTCACCTACTAGATGAAGGTTTAATAGAGGCCGTACTGGCTTGTTATGATGTGGGGTTAGACGATCAGCGGCTGCGTGGCAGCATATTACATGGTGCTGATAGCGATCGAGGGTCGATTTTTGATCAGTTGCGAAAGCACTATCCTGTAAGGCGAGAAATCAGTCAGTATCAGATTAACCATACTGGCAAATTAGTACCGGCATTGCGGGATGCGCTAACGGCTCTGGGTTTTGTGTTGATAGAATGA
- a CDS encoding PA1571 family protein — translation MTISYLTNTASNNNADDSITESIFQCALIDDDGREIFITEQMIQNACQALEAEALSFYQHKTQSR, via the coding sequence ATGACTATTTCATATCTGACCAATACTGCAAGCAACAATAATGCTGATGATTCAATAACAGAATCTATTTTTCAATGCGCACTAATTGATGATGACGGGCGTGAAATTTTTATCACTGAACAAATGATTCAAAATGCGTGTCAGGCACTCGAAGCTGAAGCGCTTTCATTCTATCAACACAAAACCCAGAGCCGTTAG
- a CDS encoding ATP-NAD kinase family protein, giving the protein MFNLGLVVNPLAGIGGPLALKGSDGDDIVAEAERRGAECRAMQRTAEALRMLVGQPLMVFCFADDMGETSAKMAGLNYQLVGQSEHLLKGRHSTAADTQHAVSRLLEEGVDIIVFAGGDGTARDVFQVLGSDFPVLGIPCGVKMHSAVYAISPQGAGEIMLRMLEGGLVDIGLAEVRDIDEQAFRQGVVRSRFYGELLVPREGQFLQQVKSSGREVEALVVQDIGADIVESMGADYLYLIGPGTTPQGIMEELGVPNTLLGFDAIKGGQVLGHDLDEKGLIALVERHPGKTKIIITAIGGQGHILGRGNQQLSPAVIRMVGLDNLIIVATKTKITGLSGRPLLVDSNDPELDEALSGYRTVITGYHDSIIYPVGYGAKAVPELVS; this is encoded by the coding sequence ATGTTTAATTTAGGTTTGGTGGTTAATCCTTTAGCTGGCATTGGTGGTCCGCTTGCTCTCAAAGGTAGTGATGGTGACGACATAGTGGCTGAGGCTGAACGCCGAGGTGCCGAGTGTCGGGCAATGCAACGGACTGCGGAGGCGTTGCGCATGCTGGTTGGGCAGCCCTTGATGGTGTTTTGTTTTGCCGATGATATGGGTGAAACCTCCGCCAAAATGGCTGGGTTGAATTATCAATTGGTTGGCCAGTCCGAGCATTTACTTAAGGGGCGGCATAGTACCGCAGCTGATACTCAACATGCGGTTAGCAGGCTGCTTGAGGAGGGGGTTGATATTATTGTTTTTGCCGGTGGAGACGGTACTGCCCGTGATGTATTTCAGGTGCTGGGTAGCGACTTCCCCGTCTTAGGCATCCCCTGTGGAGTAAAAATGCATTCAGCTGTCTATGCTATTTCCCCACAAGGTGCGGGTGAAATTATGTTGCGAATGCTGGAGGGGGGATTAGTCGATATTGGTTTGGCAGAGGTGCGCGATATCGATGAGCAGGCTTTTCGGCAGGGTGTGGTTCGTTCTAGATTTTATGGTGAATTATTAGTGCCGCGGGAAGGGCAGTTTTTACAGCAGGTGAAATCCTCAGGCCGCGAAGTTGAAGCATTGGTGGTACAGGATATCGGCGCGGATATTGTTGAATCCATGGGCGCTGATTATTTGTATCTTATAGGCCCGGGCACAACCCCTCAGGGAATAATGGAAGAGTTAGGGGTGCCCAATACATTACTGGGTTTTGATGCCATTAAAGGGGGGCAGGTATTGGGTCATGATCTGGATGAAAAAGGGCTGATCGCATTGGTTGAGCGGCATCCTGGCAAAACAAAAATAATAATTACTGCCATTGGGGGGCAGGGACATATTTTAGGTCGTGGCAACCAACAATTAAGTCCGGCAGTGATCAGGATGGTGGGCTTGGATAATTTGATTATCGTTGCGACTAAAACCAAAATCACTGGTCTGTCAGGCCGGCCCTTGCTGGTGGACAGTAATGACCCCGAACTGGATGAGGCCTTGTCTGGCTATCGTACAGTCATCACGGGGTATCATGATTCCATAATTTATCCTGTCGGTTATGGGGCAAAAGCGGTACCGGAGCTTGTTTCATGA
- a CDS encoding class I SAM-dependent methyltransferase, with the protein MKQVLEAIQTGLSLTITDARRLFHGRGQYYEGLEFINVDWFSPVLLLTLYQQPDATLWADFIKQLELVKGQVDCALVQRRYIRGAPFECLWANQIQTSKVATQSKR; encoded by the coding sequence ATGAAACAGGTTCTTGAAGCTATTCAAACGGGCTTATCACTAACAATAACAGATGCCCGTCGCTTGTTTCATGGTCGCGGTCAGTATTATGAAGGTCTTGAATTTATTAATGTTGATTGGTTTTCTCCGGTATTGCTCCTGACCTTATACCAACAACCGGACGCAACTCTATGGGCTGATTTTATAAAGCAGCTCGAGCTTGTTAAAGGACAGGTCGATTGTGCGCTGGTGCAGCGGCGTTACATTCGTGGCGCGCCTTTTGAGTGTCTGTGGGCGAACCAGATACAGACGAGCAAGGTGGCCACTCAATCAAAGCGTTAG
- a CDS encoding class I SAM-dependent methyltransferase, translating into MGEPDTDEQGGHSIKALAVEQGMTFELTLGGKQNIGFFLDMAPGREWLKQRSQGMKVLNLFSYTCSFSVAAIAGGAKTVVNADMSRAALNVGRHNHRLNGHEQQLRRDIEFLPYDIFRSWKKITSKGPYDIVIIDPPSRQKGSFIADTDYAKVLRRLPALLPHGGQVLACLNAPELSEHFLLELMAEECPLAKFVERLSNRADFPEKNPQRNLKMLHYYLPAG; encoded by the coding sequence GTGGGCGAACCAGATACAGACGAGCAAGGTGGCCACTCAATCAAAGCGTTAGCAGTAGAGCAAGGCATGACGTTCGAGTTAACCTTGGGTGGTAAACAAAATATAGGCTTCTTTTTGGATATGGCACCAGGCCGCGAATGGCTAAAGCAGCGTAGTCAGGGGATGAAGGTACTTAATCTGTTTTCCTATACCTGTTCATTTTCTGTTGCCGCAATCGCGGGCGGTGCTAAAACAGTCGTTAATGCTGATATGAGTCGGGCGGCATTAAATGTTGGCCGCCATAATCACCGCCTAAATGGACATGAACAACAATTACGTCGTGATATTGAGTTTTTGCCCTACGATATTTTTCGTTCGTGGAAAAAAATTACCAGTAAAGGGCCATACGATATAGTTATCATTGACCCACCGTCGCGACAAAAGGGCAGTTTTATTGCTGACACGGATTATGCCAAGGTGTTACGGCGATTACCGGCGTTATTGCCTCATGGTGGTCAAGTATTAGCGTGTTTAAATGCGCCGGAATTGAGTGAACATTTTTTACTGGAATTGATGGCTGAGGAATGTCCGCTAGCGAAGTTTGTTGAGCGGCTATCTAATCGTGCAGATTTTCCTGAGAAAAACCCGCAGCGTAACTTAAAGATGCTTCACTATTATTTACCTGCTGGCTAA
- a CDS encoding pyridoxal phosphate-dependent aminotransferase — MNKPAITKSNKLANVCYDIRGPVLIEANRMEEEGHRILKLNIGNPAPFGFDAPDEILQDVIRLLPSSQGYCESKGLYSARKAVMQHYQQRGLLNVDIDDIYLGNGASELITMSMQALLNNGDEVLIPAPDYPLWTAAVSLSGGKPVHYICDEQSGWFPDVEDMRSKITANTKALVIINPNNPTGAVYSEDLLLQIVALAEEHNLIIFADEIYDKILYDEAKHIPMCTLTHNVLCVTLNGLSKAYRLAGFRSGWMLLTGAKHRAKDYIEGLDILANMRLCANVPAQHAIQTCLGGYQSINDLVLPGGRLREQRDVAYDLITKIPGVSCVKPKGAIYMFPKLDPKIFDIESDEKLILDFLQQEKILLVQGTAFNWPTPDHFRIVFLPRVDDLTHAITRLEEFLSRY; from the coding sequence TTGAACAAGCCAGCCATCACAAAATCCAATAAACTCGCTAATGTTTGCTATGACATCCGCGGCCCCGTGCTGATAGAGGCCAACCGCATGGAGGAAGAAGGCCATCGTATTTTAAAATTAAATATCGGCAACCCCGCTCCATTTGGCTTTGATGCCCCGGATGAAATATTACAGGATGTTATTCGACTTTTGCCTAGCAGCCAAGGGTATTGTGAATCCAAAGGCTTATATTCTGCACGTAAAGCGGTCATGCAACACTACCAGCAACGCGGCTTGCTAAATGTAGACATTGATGACATATACCTAGGCAATGGTGCCAGTGAACTGATTACCATGTCGATGCAGGCCTTACTTAATAATGGCGACGAAGTATTGATTCCAGCTCCTGATTACCCGCTATGGACTGCTGCTGTGTCTTTATCAGGGGGCAAACCCGTACATTATATATGTGACGAGCAATCAGGCTGGTTTCCTGATGTAGAGGACATGCGCAGTAAAATTACTGCTAACACTAAAGCTCTGGTGATTATCAATCCCAACAACCCTACCGGGGCTGTTTACTCCGAAGATTTATTACTGCAGATTGTGGCCCTTGCTGAAGAACACAATTTAATTATTTTCGCTGATGAGATTTACGACAAAATTCTTTACGACGAAGCCAAACATATTCCAATGTGTACGCTAACACACAATGTGCTGTGCGTTACCCTAAATGGCTTATCAAAAGCCTATCGGCTGGCAGGTTTCCGCAGTGGCTGGATGCTATTAACCGGTGCCAAGCATCGCGCCAAAGATTATATCGAGGGTTTGGATATACTTGCGAATATGCGGCTGTGCGCCAATGTTCCTGCTCAACATGCCATTCAAACTTGCCTGGGAGGCTACCAAAGTATCAATGATCTGGTCCTTCCCGGTGGCAGGTTGCGTGAACAGCGCGATGTTGCCTATGATTTAATCACTAAAATACCGGGCGTTAGCTGCGTGAAACCAAAGGGGGCCATTTATATGTTTCCCAAACTGGATCCCAAAATATTTGACATCGAAAGTGATGAAAAATTAATTCTGGATTTTTTGCAACAAGAGAAAATCCTATTGGTACAAGGTACCGCTTTTAATTGGCCAACACCGGATCATTTTCGTATCGTGTTTTTACCAAGAGTCGATGATTTAACTCATGCCATCACCCGACTTGAAGAGTTTTTATCCCGTTATTGA
- the msrB gene encoding peptide-methionine (R)-S-oxide reductase MsrB — protein MSNVEKTEQEWKQQLSAEEFSICRQKGTERAFSGEYWDTKTPGVYLCKCCGDSLFESGTKYDSGSGWPSFYQPVSAEVIAEDRDSSHGMVRVEVMCKRCGSHLGHVFNDGPAPTGLRYCINSASLTLQADGE, from the coding sequence ATGAGTAATGTTGAGAAGACTGAGCAGGAATGGAAGCAGCAGCTAAGCGCAGAAGAATTTTCTATTTGCCGTCAAAAGGGAACTGAACGGGCATTCAGTGGTGAGTATTGGGATACCAAGACTCCGGGGGTTTATCTGTGTAAATGCTGCGGCGATAGTTTGTTTGAATCCGGAACAAAGTATGACTCGGGGTCAGGGTGGCCCAGTTTCTATCAACCCGTCTCCGCTGAAGTTATTGCTGAAGACCGAGATAGCTCTCACGGCATGGTCAGGGTCGAGGTAATGTGTAAGCGTTGTGGCTCGCACCTGGGGCATGTCTTTAATGATGGTCCCGCGCCAACCGGCTTACGCTATTGTATTAATTCTGCTTCATTGACTTTGCAGGCTGATGGGGAGTAA
- a CDS encoding DNA-3-methyladenine glycosylase I: MKDFDFIYHHVLERYGDERKFEALLQTPKTASQLIKQSDSFYLSAMSRRIFRAGLKHALVDAKWPAFEQAFFQFNPRRVAMMSDDELDALMANTAIIRHWGKIKSVPVNAGFLLAIIEEYQSVGHWLAQWHSDDVVGLWTALKKQGSQMGGNSAASFLRMVGKDTFILTEDVVVALIAQGIVDKKPTSQKDLAKVQAAFNQWMEQSGRPLCQISRMLAMTVNY, encoded by the coding sequence ATGAAGGACTTTGATTTTATTTATCATCACGTATTGGAGCGGTACGGTGACGAACGAAAATTCGAGGCGCTGTTACAAACGCCTAAAACAGCCAGCCAGCTGATTAAACAATCAGATAGTTTTTATTTGTCAGCCATGTCGCGGCGGATTTTTCGAGCGGGTTTAAAGCATGCCTTAGTGGATGCTAAATGGCCCGCATTTGAGCAAGCCTTTTTCCAGTTTAACCCTCGTCGGGTAGCGATGATGAGCGATGATGAACTGGATGCTTTGATGGCGAATACCGCAATCATTCGTCATTGGGGCAAGATTAAATCGGTTCCTGTCAATGCGGGTTTCTTACTGGCTATCATTGAGGAATATCAGAGTGTTGGCCATTGGTTAGCGCAGTGGCACAGTGATGATGTGGTTGGTTTATGGACGGCATTGAAGAAGCAGGGCAGTCAAATGGGCGGCAACTCTGCGGCTTCCTTTTTAAGAATGGTCGGCAAAGATACGTTTATTTTAACTGAGGATGTCGTTGTGGCTTTAATAGCCCAGGGTATTGTCGATAAAAAACCGACGAGCCAGAAAGATTTAGCCAAGGTTCAGGCCGCATTTAATCAGTGGATGGAACAGAGTGGGCGGCCTTTGTGTCAAATCAGCCGGATGCTGGCAATGACAGTGAATTACTGA